The proteins below come from a single Molothrus ater isolate BHLD 08-10-18 breed brown headed cowbird chromosome 3, BPBGC_Mater_1.1, whole genome shotgun sequence genomic window:
- the LYRM2 gene encoding LYR motif-containing protein 2 produces the protein MAAGRLPPAALTLKQFLRRQQVLQLYRKILRAIREVPAEQDRRYLKDWAREEFKRNKDATEEDAIRMMITQGNMQLQELQRTLKLAKS, from the exons ATGGCCGCCGGGAGGCTCCCGCCGGCCGCGCTCACCCTCAAGCAG TTCCTGAGGCGGCAGCAGGTCCTTCAGTTGTACCGCAAGATCCTGCGGGCTATCCGGGAGGTCCCTGCTGAGCAGGATCGCCGCTACTTAAAGGACTGGGCCAGGGAGGAATTCAAGAGAAATAAGGATGCTACAGAAGAG GATGCAATCAGGATGATGATTACTCAAGGCAACATGCAACTTCAGGAACTTCAGAGAACACTTAAGCTGGCAAAATCCTGA